A single genomic interval of Mucilaginibacter boryungensis harbors:
- a CDS encoding sugar phosphate isomerase/epimerase family protein, producing the protein MIHHLKKTLLTLSLIGGLISSQAFAQKQLFPEAPGMVSFTYRNQFAKDVPGTLDMIKSNGVTDIEFSNLFKQTPENLRKMCDERGIKCSSYGVSYDDLVNKTDEVGKAAKTLGATYVRVAGIPHKGAFTLDNAKQAVADFNKYGKLLKDNYGLTFIYHNHGFEYQPYEDGTLYDYLVKNTDPKYVSLELDILWAFFPGQDPAALLAKYGNRYKALHMKDLKKGVERGSLSGGTAQDNDVILGTGQIDIPAVIKAARKAGVKHYYIEDESSASVTQVPESIKYLNSLKKD; encoded by the coding sequence ATGATCCATCACCTAAAAAAAACACTACTAACGCTAAGCCTGATAGGCGGCTTAATCAGCAGTCAAGCCTTTGCCCAAAAACAATTATTCCCCGAAGCGCCGGGAATGGTTTCATTTACCTATCGCAATCAATTTGCTAAGGATGTCCCCGGCACGCTGGATATGATCAAAAGCAACGGCGTAACCGATATTGAGTTTTCAAACCTGTTTAAACAAACACCCGAGAACCTGCGCAAAATGTGCGACGAACGGGGGATTAAATGCTCATCGTACGGGGTAAGTTATGATGACCTGGTAAATAAAACCGATGAAGTAGGGAAAGCCGCAAAAACATTAGGGGCAACCTATGTCCGGGTAGCCGGTATACCCCACAAAGGCGCTTTTACTTTAGATAATGCCAAACAGGCTGTCGCCGATTTTAATAAGTATGGCAAATTGCTGAAAGATAATTATGGACTTACCTTTATTTATCATAACCACGGTTTTGAATACCAGCCTTATGAAGACGGCACACTGTACGATTACCTGGTTAAAAACACCGACCCTAAATATGTAAGCCTGGAGCTGGATATCCTGTGGGCATTTTTCCCGGGACAGGATCCGGCAGCTTTGCTGGCTAAATATGGCAACCGCTACAAAGCCCTGCATATGAAGGACCTGAAAAAAGGTGTGGAGCGTGGCAGCCTTTCAGGTGGTACCGCGCAGGATAACGACGTGATTTTAGGTACGGGGCAGATAGATATCCCGGCAGTAATAAAAGCCGCGCGCAAAGCTGGTGTAAAGCACTATTATATTGAAGATGAAAGCAGTGCATCGGTTACACAGGTGCCCGAAAGTATAAAATATCTGAATAGCTTAAAAAAAGACTAA
- a CDS encoding DUF2490 domain-containing protein — MKLKAIGILCAVQLSIAGFAQAQTNELTTWGAWFHTQKFNDHWGAAFDAQFRSAHHADYLRNVLLRPSASYYFNKNKRADLGYAYIATNGRNASGKTFRPEHRIFEQFIISQKAGINTAITHRFRLEQRFQGQTATQPDVFSQRFRYFVRGVIPLNNKPVFTQGTFVALQNEAFANVQNKDKVNKHTLDQNRAYAAFGYRLNKMIDVEAGYLNQYIKQAEAYTINHVMQVALYTRFGK, encoded by the coding sequence ATGAAGCTAAAGGCTATTGGCATTTTATGTGCTGTTCAATTATCTATCGCCGGGTTTGCACAGGCCCAAACAAACGAATTAACTACCTGGGGCGCATGGTTCCATACACAAAAGTTTAATGACCATTGGGGCGCCGCTTTCGATGCGCAGTTTCGCTCGGCCCATCATGCCGATTATTTGCGAAACGTGTTATTGCGCCCTTCGGCCAGTTATTATTTTAATAAAAACAAACGTGCCGACCTGGGCTATGCTTATATCGCTACCAATGGCCGCAACGCCTCGGGCAAAACCTTCAGGCCCGAACACCGGATCTTCGAGCAGTTCATCATATCACAAAAAGCAGGGATAAATACGGCTATAACCCATCGTTTCCGTTTAGAACAACGTTTCCAGGGGCAAACCGCCACTCAGCCCGATGTTTTCTCGCAACGCTTCCGCTATTTTGTGCGCGGGGTTATTCCGCTTAATAATAAACCGGTATTTACCCAGGGCACTTTCGTGGCGCTGCAAAACGAGGCATTTGCTAACGTACAAAATAAAGACAAGGTTAATAAACATACGCTCGACCAAAATCGCGCCTATGCGGCCTTTGGTTACCGCTTAAACAAAATGATTGATGTGGAGGCCGGTTATCTCAATCAATATATTAAACAAGCCGAGGCTTATACTATAAACCATGTAATGCAGGTGGCCCTGTATACCAGGTTCGGTAAATAA
- a CDS encoding head GIN domain-containing protein yields the protein MKKLTTFLFAVLLIIGLNSAFAEVQDRHLSGFHAISASASFDVYITQGSTESVKVEAPSDVINRIITEVDGDVLKIRTKNGSFSWGGWFNNSHKKMVVYVTIKSIHAINISGSSDVFFKEGINADKMELIVSGSGDVVGKLNAKSLETRVSGSGDIKLAGNAQTSIIRMNGSGDFSGRDFVTAITTISISGSGDATVNASQKLEARVSGSGDIRYAGNPKEVSKSTSGSGEVHRI from the coding sequence ATGAAAAAACTGACCACATTTTTATTTGCCGTACTACTGATTATTGGCTTAAATAGCGCTTTCGCTGAAGTGCAAGACCGCCACTTATCCGGCTTCCACGCTATTAGTGCTTCCGCATCTTTTGATGTTTATATTACACAAGGTTCAACCGAATCGGTTAAGGTAGAAGCACCGTCCGACGTGATCAACCGTATTATTACCGAGGTAGACGGCGACGTGTTAAAGATCCGGACAAAAAACGGCTCCTTCAGCTGGGGCGGCTGGTTTAACAATTCGCACAAAAAAATGGTTGTGTATGTAACTATCAAAAGCATCCACGCTATTAATATTTCTGGCTCAAGCGATGTTTTCTTTAAAGAAGGCATTAATGCCGATAAAATGGAGTTGATTGTTAGCGGCTCGGGCGATGTTGTTGGCAAACTAAACGCAAAAAGCCTGGAGACCCGTGTATCAGGCAGCGGCGATATTAAACTGGCCGGCAATGCTCAAACATCTATCATACGTATGAATGGTTCGGGCGATTTTTCGGGCCGCGACTTTGTTACCGCCATTACTACGATAAGTATTTCGGGTTCAGGTGATGCCACAGTAAATGCCTCGCAAAAACTTGAAGCCAGGGTATCTGGCTCGGGTGACATCCGTTATGCCGGTAATCCTAAAGAGGTATCCAAAAGCACCTCGGGCAGCGGCGAAGTACATAGGATATAA
- a CDS encoding cytochrome b5 domain-containing protein codes for MTDLPEYTRSQLALRNGQDKPQIWIAYLGIIYDVTESRLWRNGKHYEHWAGQDLTPELVDAPHTETVFEKFKKVGVLK; via the coding sequence ATGACCGACCTGCCCGAATATACCCGCTCTCAACTGGCCCTGCGCAATGGGCAGGATAAACCCCAAATATGGATTGCCTATCTGGGTATTATATATGATGTGACGGAAAGCCGCCTGTGGCGCAATGGCAAGCATTACGAACACTGGGCCGGGCAAGACTTAACTCCCGAATTAGTGGATGCACCGCATACCGAAACTGTTTTCGAGAAGTTTAAAAAGGTAGGGGTATTGAAGTAA
- a CDS encoding alpha-galactosidase codes for MIKKSVALLFFAAGFVAAQAQSIKQIIVETKDVSLVFKVYSNNRVYQTYFGKKLANTAEYAGLPTGRKEAYITGGMEDQNEPAIKVTHTDGNPSLLLQYVADKQDKQGDMTETTIELKDPKYPVEVVLHYQAYEQENVIKAWTEIKNDEKGALTLTNYASNMLHFDAAKYYLTQFHGDWATEMKEQESQLTSGIKVIDSKLGTRADKFQAPMFMLALNKPADEASGEVVAATLAWTGNFQFQFEIDEINGLRVISGINPYASEYHLAQGKTFTTPALIFTYSNTGKGQATRNIHKWARNYGVMDGKGTRVTLLNNWEATGFKFDEQMLVGLFDGANKLGVDLFLLDDGWFGNKYPRSNDKAGLGDWEANKTILPHDVEYLVKQAEAKGIKFGIWLEPEMVNPKSELYEKHPEWILKLPNREENYQRNQLVLDLTNPKVQDYVYSIVDNLLTKNPGVAYIKWDCNRTMSNTYSPYLKDKQSHLYVDYTLGLYKVLDRVRAKYPTMPMMLCSGGGGRTDYAAMKYFTEFWPSDNTDPVERVFIQWGYSNFFPALTVSNHITSWNKTASLKFRTDVAMMGRMGYDMDVKKMTEAEIKFSHAAVATYNRIKPVIFQGDLYRLVSPYEENRADLMYVSDKKDKAILFNYVLNKRYKEPFTKIKMQGLDAQKQYKVQEINLVEGAKAALQDNGKIFSGEYLMTIGVGITTGSAGQQSSNVIEVTQQ; via the coding sequence TATAGTAATAACCGGGTGTATCAAACCTATTTTGGTAAAAAACTGGCTAATACTGCAGAGTATGCAGGCTTGCCTACTGGCCGTAAAGAAGCCTATATAACCGGCGGCATGGAAGACCAGAACGAGCCGGCCATTAAAGTTACCCATACCGATGGCAATCCATCGTTGCTGCTGCAGTACGTAGCCGATAAGCAGGATAAGCAGGGCGACATGACCGAAACTACCATCGAACTAAAAGACCCTAAATACCCGGTTGAAGTAGTATTGCATTATCAGGCATACGAGCAGGAGAACGTTATAAAAGCCTGGACTGAAATTAAAAACGATGAAAAGGGCGCGCTAACGCTTACCAATTATGCATCGAATATGTTGCACTTTGATGCGGCCAAATATTACCTTACGCAGTTTCACGGCGATTGGGCAACTGAAATGAAAGAGCAGGAAAGCCAACTAACCAGCGGCATAAAAGTAATTGACAGCAAACTGGGTACCCGTGCCGATAAGTTCCAGGCGCCTATGTTTATGCTTGCGCTAAATAAACCTGCCGATGAAGCCAGCGGCGAAGTAGTGGCTGCCACATTGGCGTGGACAGGCAACTTCCAGTTCCAGTTCGAGATAGATGAGATCAATGGTCTGCGGGTGATATCAGGGATCAACCCGTACGCATCAGAATATCATCTGGCGCAGGGCAAAACGTTTACTACACCGGCTTTAATATTCACCTACAGCAATACCGGCAAAGGCCAGGCCACCCGTAATATCCATAAATGGGCGCGCAACTATGGCGTAATGGATGGCAAAGGTACCCGTGTAACCTTGCTGAATAACTGGGAGGCTACCGGCTTTAAATTTGACGAGCAAATGCTGGTAGGCTTGTTTGATGGCGCAAATAAATTAGGTGTCGATCTGTTTTTGTTAGATGATGGCTGGTTTGGTAACAAATACCCGCGCAGTAACGATAAAGCCGGTCTTGGCGATTGGGAAGCCAACAAAACCATCCTGCCGCATGATGTAGAATACCTGGTAAAACAAGCCGAGGCTAAAGGCATTAAGTTTGGGATTTGGCTGGAGCCGGAGATGGTGAACCCCAAAAGCGAACTATACGAAAAGCATCCCGAATGGATATTGAAATTACCCAACCGCGAGGAGAACTACCAGCGCAACCAATTGGTGCTTGACCTAACCAACCCTAAGGTACAGGATTATGTATATAGCATTGTAGATAACCTGCTCACTAAAAACCCGGGCGTGGCCTATATTAAATGGGACTGCAACCGTACCATGAGTAACACTTACTCGCCGTATTTAAAAGATAAACAATCGCACCTGTATGTTGATTATACTTTGGGCTTGTATAAAGTGCTGGACAGGGTTCGTGCAAAGTACCCCACCATGCCTATGATGCTTTGCAGCGGCGGTGGCGGCCGTACCGATTATGCTGCCATGAAGTATTTTACAGAATTTTGGCCAAGCGATAACACCGACCCTGTTGAACGGGTATTCATTCAATGGGGGTACAGTAACTTCTTTCCCGCGCTTACTGTTTCAAACCATATTACTTCGTGGAATAAAACGGCTTCCCTTAAATTCCGTACAGATGTGGCCATGATGGGCCGTATGGGTTATGATATGGATGTAAAGAAAATGACCGAAGCAGAGATCAAATTCAGTCACGCTGCTGTGGCCACCTATAATCGTATCAAACCGGTAATATTTCAGGGCGACCTTTACCGACTGGTATCCCCCTATGAAGAAAACCGTGCCGATTTGATGTATGTGAGCGATAAAAAAGATAAGGCAATATTATTTAACTACGTGCTGAACAAACGCTACAAGGAACCTTTCACCAAAATTAAAATGCAAGGGTTGGATGCACAGAAGCAATACAAAGTTCAGGAAATAAACCTGGTAGAGGGTGCTAAAGCTGCCTTGCAGGATAACGGCAAAATCTTCAGCGGCGAATACCTGATGACAATAGGCGTTGGCATTACTACGGGCAGCGCGGGTCAGCAAAGCAGCAATGTGATAGAGGTAACGCAGCAGTAA
- a CDS encoding 3-keto-disaccharide hydrolase — protein sequence MRTKTIYTVGVCLLMMGTLAGKTALAQKMNTLTAKEKSEGWKLLFDGKSSNGWIGADAGKSPFKPTGWVVKDGTLTILGSGGGEAANVGDIITKDEYAAFELTFDFRMSRGANSGVKYFVTLDEKTKGSAIGLEYQVLDDAVHPDAKLGRDGDRTLASLYDLIPANKPASIIRPIGEWNTGRIVVYPDNRVEHWLNGVKVLSYVRKSPEYRDLVKISKYKIWKDFGEADKGHILLQDHGFEVNYRNIKIKELK from the coding sequence ATGAGAACAAAGACCATATACACTGTAGGTGTTTGCCTGTTAATGATGGGCACGCTGGCTGGTAAAACAGCTTTAGCGCAAAAAATGAATACGCTGACCGCGAAAGAAAAAAGTGAGGGCTGGAAACTACTTTTTGATGGAAAATCATCAAATGGCTGGATAGGGGCCGATGCGGGTAAATCACCATTTAAGCCTACCGGGTGGGTTGTTAAAGATGGTACTTTAACCATCCTTGGATCGGGCGGCGGCGAAGCGGCCAACGTAGGCGATATTATTACAAAAGACGAATACGCGGCGTTTGAACTTACTTTTGATTTCCGGATGAGTCGCGGCGCTAATAGCGGCGTTAAATATTTTGTAACCCTTGATGAAAAAACCAAAGGCTCGGCTATTGGACTGGAATACCAGGTGCTGGATGATGCAGTACATCCCGACGCCAAATTAGGCCGTGATGGCGACCGCACACTGGCTTCATTATATGATTTGATCCCGGCTAATAAGCCTGCCAGTATTATCCGCCCGATTGGTGAGTGGAATACCGGCCGTATTGTGGTTTACCCGGATAACAGGGTAGAACATTGGCTTAATGGGGTCAAAGTATTATCGTATGTACGTAAATCACCTGAATATCGCGATCTGGTAAAAATTAGTAAATATAAAATTTGGAAAGATTTTGGCGAGGCCGATAAAGGCCACATCCTTTTGCAGGATCATGGCTTTGAAGTAAATTATCGTAATATTAAGATAAAGGAACTGAAATAA
- a CDS encoding Gfo/Idh/MocA family protein encodes MEKRRDFIKKVAITSASVVAGNSLFGMSAKSYRNIIGANERIHMAIIGLNGRGTSMAGTFARQKDAEILTLCDVDTRVFAKALKSVADNKQINVPKTEGDCRKVMQDKNIDAIYIATPDHWHAPLTIMGCNAGKHVYVEKPLSHNPHEGELAIAAARKHNRVVQMGAQRRSAPILTEGIQQLHEGIIGRVYYAKTWYTNERKATFLKPGTPPAELNYDLWQGPAPRLAYQDGLIHYNWHWVWHWGTGEALNNGTHEVDVARWGLGVDYPVKVTSSGGRYAFKDDWQTPDTQVVTLEYPDRKMIMWESSSVNGRKIEGDDRGIIFYGENGSLSTGNDAYKVFDLKGKLVKEVGPKAKEEALQGRNTASVSLGMDSMHVADFLDAIRNNRKPNCDVEIGHKSIIGMQLSNIAWRVGRELHLDPKNGHILNDPEAQKLWKRSYEPGWEPKV; translated from the coding sequence ATGGAGAAACGAAGAGACTTTATTAAAAAAGTGGCTATAACATCGGCCAGTGTTGTGGCAGGCAACAGCCTGTTTGGCATGAGCGCTAAAAGCTACCGCAATATTATTGGCGCCAATGAACGTATACATATGGCTATTATTGGCCTAAATGGGCGCGGCACCAGTATGGCAGGTACCTTTGCGCGGCAAAAGGACGCGGAGATTCTTACACTGTGTGATGTGGATACCCGCGTATTTGCCAAAGCCTTAAAATCTGTAGCTGATAATAAACAAATAAACGTCCCAAAAACCGAAGGCGATTGCCGCAAGGTAATGCAGGATAAGAATATTGATGCCATTTACATTGCCACGCCCGATCATTGGCATGCACCCCTTACCATTATGGGTTGCAATGCCGGCAAACATGTATATGTAGAGAAACCGCTAAGCCATAACCCGCACGAGGGTGAACTGGCCATTGCCGCGGCCCGCAAACATAACCGGGTGGTGCAAATGGGCGCACAACGCCGCTCGGCGCCGATACTAACCGAGGGTATACAACAATTACATGAGGGTATAATAGGTAGGGTGTATTATGCCAAAACATGGTATACTAACGAACGTAAAGCCACCTTCTTAAAACCCGGTACCCCACCGGCAGAACTAAATTACGACCTATGGCAAGGCCCTGCGCCACGCCTGGCTTACCAGGACGGGCTGATCCATTATAACTGGCATTGGGTTTGGCATTGGGGAACCGGTGAGGCGTTGAACAATGGCACACACGAAGTTGATGTTGCCCGTTGGGGCTTAGGGGTTGATTATCCTGTGAAAGTAACATCATCTGGCGGGCGCTATGCTTTTAAGGATGATTGGCAAACGCCGGATACGCAGGTAGTAACGCTGGAATACCCCGACAGAAAAATGATTATGTGGGAGAGCAGCAGTGTGAATGGACGCAAGATAGAGGGAGATGACCGCGGTATTATTTTTTACGGTGAGAACGGCAGTTTAAGCACAGGGAATGATGCCTACAAGGTATTTGACCTGAAGGGTAAACTGGTAAAAGAAGTGGGCCCGAAAGCTAAAGAAGAAGCACTGCAAGGCCGTAATACCGCCAGCGTGAGCCTTGGAATGGATAGTATGCACGTAGCCGATTTCCTGGATGCCATACGCAATAACCGCAAACCTAATTGCGATGTGGAAATAGGGCATAAAAGCATCATCGGTATGCAGCTAAGCAACATTGCCTGGCGCGTAGGCCGCGAATTACACCTTGACCCAAAGAACGGCCACATCCTGAACGACCCTGAGGCACAAAAACTTTGGAAACGTAGCTACGAACCGGGTTGGGAACCTAAAGTTTAA